A single genomic interval of Microbacterium sp. BLY harbors:
- the ilvD gene encoding dihydroxy-acid dehydratase — MSSHDPSASAPIDIKPRSRVVTDGIEATTSRGMLRAVGMGDADWDKPQIGIASSWNEITPCNLSLDRLAQGAKEGVHSGGGYPLQFGTISVSDGISMGHEGMHFSLVSREVIADSVETVMMAERLDGSVLLAGCDKSIPGMLMASARLDLSSVFLYAGSIAPGWVKLSDGTEKDVTIIDSFEAVGACRAGLMSEEDLKRIECAIAPGEGACGGMYTANTMASVAEALGLSLPGSAAPPAADRRRDYFAHRSGEAVVNLLRQGITTRDILTKEAFENAIALAMALGGSTNVVLHLLAIAREAEVELSLHDFNRIGDKVPHVADMKPFGKYVMNDVDRHGGIPVIMKAMLDEGLLHGDALTVTGKTLAENLADLDPQPIDGEVIHTFDNPIHATGGLTILHGSLAPEGAVVKTAGFDAAVFEGPARVFERERAAMDAVAEGSIEPGTVIVIRYEGPKGGPGMREMLAITAAIKGAGLGKDVLLLTDGRFSGGTTGLCIGHIAPEAVDAGPIAFVRDGDLIRVDIAARSLDLLVDEAELASRRSGWEPLPPRYTRGVLAKYSRLVRSAAEGATTG, encoded by the coding sequence ATGTCCTCGCATGATCCCTCCGCCAGCGCGCCCATCGACATCAAGCCCCGCAGCCGCGTCGTCACCGACGGCATCGAGGCGACGACCTCCCGCGGCATGCTCCGCGCCGTCGGGATGGGCGACGCCGACTGGGACAAGCCCCAGATCGGCATCGCATCCAGCTGGAACGAGATCACGCCCTGCAACCTGAGCCTCGACCGGCTCGCCCAGGGGGCGAAGGAGGGCGTGCACTCCGGCGGCGGCTATCCGCTGCAGTTCGGCACGATCTCGGTCTCCGACGGCATCTCGATGGGCCATGAGGGCATGCACTTCTCGCTGGTGTCGCGCGAAGTCATCGCCGACTCGGTCGAGACCGTGATGATGGCCGAGCGCCTCGACGGCTCCGTCCTGCTCGCGGGCTGCGACAAGTCGATCCCCGGCATGCTCATGGCCAGCGCCCGTCTCGACCTGTCGAGCGTCTTCCTCTACGCCGGATCGATCGCGCCCGGCTGGGTCAAGCTCTCCGACGGCACCGAGAAGGACGTCACGATCATTGACTCGTTCGAGGCGGTCGGTGCCTGCCGTGCCGGCCTCATGAGCGAGGAGGACCTGAAGCGCATCGAGTGCGCGATCGCCCCGGGCGAAGGCGCCTGCGGCGGCATGTACACCGCGAACACCATGGCCTCCGTCGCCGAGGCGCTCGGTCTCAGCCTGCCGGGCTCGGCCGCGCCGCCCGCGGCGGACCGCCGCCGCGACTACTTCGCGCACCGCTCGGGCGAGGCCGTCGTGAACCTGCTGCGTCAGGGCATCACGACGCGCGACATCCTCACCAAGGAGGCGTTCGAGAACGCGATCGCCCTCGCGATGGCCCTCGGCGGCTCGACCAACGTGGTTCTCCACCTGCTCGCGATCGCGCGTGAGGCCGAGGTCGAGCTGAGCCTGCACGACTTCAACCGCATCGGCGACAAGGTCCCGCACGTGGCCGACATGAAGCCGTTCGGCAAGTACGTCATGAACGACGTCGACCGTCACGGCGGCATCCCCGTCATCATGAAGGCGATGCTCGACGAAGGCCTGCTGCACGGCGACGCGCTGACGGTCACGGGCAAGACGCTGGCGGAGAACCTCGCCGATCTCGACCCGCAGCCCATCGACGGCGAGGTCATCCACACGTTCGACAACCCCATCCACGCCACCGGCGGACTGACGATCCTGCACGGGTCGCTCGCGCCGGAGGGCGCGGTGGTCAAGACCGCCGGCTTCGACGCGGCCGTGTTCGAGGGGCCCGCGCGGGTCTTCGAGCGCGAGCGTGCGGCCATGGACGCGGTCGCCGAAGGCAGCATCGAGCCCGGAACGGTCATCGTCATCCGGTACGAGGGCCCGAAGGGCGGACCGGGGATGCGCGAGATGCTGGCGATCACCGCGGCCATCAAGGGCGCGGGGCTCGGAAAAGATGTACTACTCTTGACGGACGGACGATTCTCAGGCGGCACAACCGGCCTGTGCATCGGCCACATAGCACCCGAAGCGGTGGACGCAGGTCCTATCGCCTTCGTGCGCGATGGTGATCTGATACGGGTCGATATCGCAGCTCGCTCTCTCGATCTACTCGTCGACGAGGCGGAGCTCGCCTCCCGCCGCTCTGGCTGGGAGCCGCTTCCCCCGCGCTACACCCGAGGCGTTCTTGCCAAGTACTCGCGCCTCGTGCGGTCCGCCGCCGAGGGAGCGACCACCGGCTGA
- a CDS encoding acetolactate synthase large subunit, with amino-acid sequence MTADSVSAVPRPPARPSAPEITGAEAVVRSLELLGVTDVFGLPGGAILPVYDPLMDASQLRHILVRHEQGAGHAAEGYASASGKVGVCIATSGPGATNLVTAIADAYMDSVPLLAITGQVFSTLMGTDAFQEADIVGITMPITKHSFLVKDAADIPGAIAAAYEIAGTGRPGPVLVDITKDAQQATAPFVWPPKIDLPGYRPVTKAHGKQIQAAAALLAEAKKPVLYVGGGVVRGRAAAELLELAESTGAPVVTTLMARGAFPDSHPQHLGMPGMHGTVPAVLALQEADLLVSLGARFDDRVTGKAALFAPNAKVVHVDIDPAEISKIRTADVPIVGDVRDVLTDLDAAFRGVTGTAKPDIDEWWSYLDGLRTEFPLGYAPTTDGLLAPQYVIQRIGELTGPEGIFASGVGQHQMWAAQFIKYERPNAWLNSGGAGTMGYSVPAAMGAKVAEPERPVWAIDGDGCFQMTNQELATCAINNIPIKVAIINNSSLGMVRQWQTLFYDGRHSNTDLNTGHGTIRIPDFVKLAEAYGCLAIRVEKEEEVDAAIRLALETNDRPVVIDFVVSADSMVWPMVPQGVSNSYVQYARDHAPAFDEED; translated from the coding sequence ATGACTGCTGACTCCGTCTCGGCCGTGCCGAGGCCGCCCGCCCGCCCATCCGCCCCGGAGATCACCGGCGCAGAGGCCGTCGTCCGCTCGCTCGAGCTGCTCGGCGTCACGGACGTGTTCGGTCTTCCGGGCGGCGCGATCCTTCCGGTCTACGACCCGCTGATGGACGCGTCGCAGCTGCGGCACATCCTCGTGCGGCATGAGCAGGGTGCCGGCCACGCGGCCGAGGGGTACGCATCCGCCTCCGGGAAGGTGGGCGTGTGCATCGCGACCTCCGGTCCCGGAGCGACGAACCTCGTCACCGCGATCGCCGACGCCTACATGGACTCCGTCCCGCTGCTCGCGATCACCGGTCAGGTGTTCTCGACGCTGATGGGCACGGACGCGTTCCAGGAGGCCGACATCGTGGGGATCACGATGCCGATCACGAAGCACTCGTTCCTGGTCAAGGACGCGGCCGACATCCCCGGCGCGATCGCAGCCGCCTATGAGATCGCCGGCACGGGTCGTCCCGGCCCGGTGCTCGTGGACATCACGAAGGATGCGCAGCAGGCGACGGCGCCGTTCGTGTGGCCGCCCAAGATCGACCTCCCCGGCTACCGTCCGGTGACGAAGGCGCACGGCAAGCAGATCCAGGCCGCAGCCGCCCTCCTCGCCGAGGCGAAGAAGCCGGTGCTTTACGTGGGCGGCGGCGTGGTCCGCGGCCGTGCGGCGGCAGAGCTCCTCGAGCTCGCGGAGTCGACGGGGGCGCCGGTCGTCACGACCCTGATGGCGCGGGGCGCGTTCCCCGACTCGCACCCGCAGCACCTCGGCATGCCCGGCATGCACGGCACGGTGCCGGCGGTGCTGGCGCTCCAGGAGGCCGACCTCCTCGTGTCGCTCGGCGCCCGGTTCGACGACCGCGTGACCGGCAAGGCGGCGCTGTTCGCCCCGAACGCGAAGGTCGTGCACGTCGACATCGACCCGGCGGAGATCTCGAAGATCCGCACGGCGGACGTGCCGATCGTGGGCGACGTGCGCGACGTGCTCACCGACCTGGACGCGGCCTTCCGCGGCGTCACCGGCACCGCCAAGCCCGACATCGACGAGTGGTGGTCGTACCTCGACGGGCTGCGCACCGAGTTCCCGCTCGGATACGCGCCGACGACGGACGGCCTGCTGGCGCCGCAGTACGTGATCCAGCGCATCGGCGAGCTCACCGGCCCGGAGGGCATCTTCGCCTCGGGCGTGGGCCAGCACCAGATGTGGGCCGCGCAGTTCATCAAGTACGAGCGTCCGAACGCGTGGCTGAACTCCGGCGGTGCGGGCACGATGGGCTACTCGGTGCCGGCGGCCATGGGGGCGAAGGTCGCCGAGCCGGAGCGCCCGGTCTGGGCGATCGACGGCGACGGCTGCTTCCAGATGACCAATCAGGAGCTCGCGACCTGCGCGATCAACAACATTCCGATCAAGGTCGCGATCATCAACAACTCGTCGCTGGGCATGGTCCGGCAGTGGCAGACGCTGTTCTACGACGGCCGTCACTCCAACACCGACCTGAACACCGGGCACGGGACGATCCGCATCCCGGACTTCGTGAAGCTCGCGGAGGCGTACGGCTGCCTCGCGATCCGCGTGGAGAAGGAGGAGGAGGTCGACGCCGCGATCCGGCTCGCGCTGGAGACGAACGACCGCCCCGTCGTGATCGACTTCGTGGTGAGCGCCGACTCCATGGTGTGGCCGATGGTGCCGCAGGGGGTCAGCAACAGCTATGTCCAGTACGCGCGCGACCACGCGCCCGCGTTCGACGAGGAGGACTGA
- the ilvN gene encoding acetolactate synthase small subunit gives MSTHVLSLLVENTPGLLTRVAGLFARRGFNIDSLAVGVTEVPGISRITVVVDVEELPLEQVTKQLNKLINVIKIVELDPASSVQREHMLVKVRTDNATRSNVIEVVNLFRASVVDYAADALVIEVTGDKGKVEALLRALEPFGIKEIAQSGLLAIGRGGKSITERVLRG, from the coding sequence ATGTCGACCCACGTCCTGAGCCTGCTGGTGGAGAACACCCCCGGCCTTCTGACCCGCGTCGCCGGCCTGTTCGCACGCCGCGGCTTCAACATCGACTCCCTCGCCGTCGGCGTGACCGAGGTCCCCGGGATCTCCCGCATCACGGTCGTCGTCGATGTGGAGGAGCTCCCGCTCGAGCAGGTGACCAAGCAGCTGAACAAGCTGATCAACGTCATCAAGATCGTCGAGCTCGACCCGGCATCGTCCGTGCAGCGCGAGCACATGCTGGTGAAGGTGCGCACCGACAACGCCACCCGCTCCAACGTGATCGAGGTCGTCAACCTCTTCCGCGCGTCGGTCGTCGACTACGCCGCGGACGCCCTGGTGATCGAGGTCACCGGCGACAAGGGCAAGGTCGAGGCGCTGCTGCGCGCGCTGGAGCCCTTCGGCATCAAGGAGATCGCCCAGTCCGGACTCCTCGCGATCGGCCGCGGCGGCAAGAGCATCACCGAGCGCGTCCTGCGCGGCTGA
- the ilvC gene encoding ketol-acid reductoisomerase: MSTEIFYDDDADLSLIQGKKVAIVGYGSQGHAHAQNLRDSGVEVAIALKEGSKSAAKAEEAGFPVKTVAEATEWADVIMILAPDQHQRTIYNESIAPNLTAGKTLAFAHGFNIRFGYIDAPEGVDVILVAPKAPGHTVRREFVAGRGIPDIIAVERDASGQAWDLALSYAKAIGGTRAGVIKTTFTEETETDLFGEQAVLCGGMSHLVQAGFETLVEAGYQPQIAYFEVLHELKLIVDLMWEGGIAKQRWSISDTAEFGDYVSGPRVVDERVKESMKGVLADIQSGAFAKRFIDDQDNGGEEFLALRAKEEQHPIEATGKELRSLFAWKQQDEDYVDGSAAR, from the coding sequence GTGAGCACCGAGATCTTCTACGACGACGACGCCGACCTGTCCCTGATCCAGGGCAAGAAGGTCGCCATCGTCGGCTACGGCTCGCAGGGCCACGCCCACGCCCAGAACCTGCGTGACTCGGGCGTCGAGGTCGCGATCGCCCTCAAGGAGGGCTCGAAGTCCGCCGCGAAGGCCGAGGAGGCCGGCTTCCCGGTGAAGACCGTCGCCGAGGCGACCGAGTGGGCCGACGTCATCATGATCCTCGCGCCGGACCAGCACCAGCGCACGATCTACAACGAGTCCATCGCCCCGAACCTCACCGCGGGCAAGACCCTCGCCTTCGCGCACGGCTTCAACATCCGCTTCGGCTACATCGACGCGCCCGAGGGCGTCGACGTGATCCTCGTCGCGCCGAAGGCTCCCGGCCACACCGTGCGCCGCGAGTTCGTCGCCGGCCGTGGCATCCCGGACATCATCGCCGTCGAGCGCGACGCGTCCGGCCAGGCCTGGGACCTCGCGCTGTCGTACGCGAAGGCGATCGGCGGCACCCGTGCCGGCGTCATCAAGACGACCTTCACCGAGGAGACCGAGACCGACCTGTTCGGCGAGCAGGCCGTGCTCTGTGGTGGCATGAGCCACCTCGTGCAGGCGGGCTTCGAGACCCTCGTCGAGGCGGGCTACCAGCCGCAGATCGCGTACTTCGAGGTGCTGCACGAGCTCAAGCTCATCGTCGACCTGATGTGGGAGGGCGGCATCGCCAAGCAGCGCTGGTCGATCTCCGACACCGCCGAGTTCGGGGATTACGTCTCCGGCCCGCGCGTCGTCGACGAGCGCGTCAAGGAGAGCATGAAGGGCGTGCTGGCCGACATCCAGTCGGGCGCGTTCGCGAAGCGCTTCATCGACGACCAGGACAACGGCGGTGAGGAGTTCCTCGCGCTCCGCGCCAAGGAGGAGCAGCACCCGATCGAGGCGACCGGCAAGGAGCTCCGTTCGCTCTTCGCCTGGAAGCAGCAGGATGAGGACTACGTCGACGGCAGCGCCGCACGCTGA
- a CDS encoding alpha-L-fucosidase, whose protein sequence is MRQEWFDDARFGMFVHFGLYSGAARHEWVQNYERLTDEEYRPYFDNFDPDLFDAAALARTAKETGMGYVVLTTKHHDGFCLWDSQLTDFTSVTAVGRDLVREYVDALRAEGIRVGLYHSVIDWHHPDFTVDWNHPRRDDENAHALNEGRDMARYREYLHGQVRELLTGYGDIDYLFFDFTYPEAKDGWDGKGPQDWDAEALLSLCRELQPEMLVNDRLGIPGDFVTPEQYQPTAPLVRDGVLLVWEACQTLNGSWGYHRDNTDQKSPLLLVQMLVDSVSMDGNMLLNIGPDGRGAIAPRDADTLAEIGEWMRLHRRAVVGAGHAPFTPPREGVYTLRGDRLYLSLFTWPLGFVHLPGLAGKVSYARLLNDGSWLRTSVSDPDQQADLMTPAGEAEGTLTVHLPVRRPDVLLPVIELRLTED, encoded by the coding sequence ATGCGACAGGAATGGTTTGATGACGCCCGCTTCGGCATGTTCGTCCACTTCGGCCTCTACAGCGGGGCGGCGCGGCACGAGTGGGTGCAGAACTACGAACGCCTCACCGACGAGGAGTACCGCCCCTACTTCGACAACTTCGACCCGGACCTCTTCGACGCCGCCGCCCTGGCGCGGACGGCGAAGGAGACGGGGATGGGCTACGTCGTGCTCACGACGAAGCACCACGACGGGTTCTGCCTGTGGGACTCGCAGCTGACTGATTTCACGTCCGTCACGGCGGTCGGTCGGGACCTGGTGCGCGAGTATGTCGACGCGCTCCGTGCCGAGGGCATCCGCGTCGGCCTCTATCACTCGGTCATCGACTGGCATCACCCCGACTTCACCGTGGACTGGAACCACCCTCGGCGGGATGACGAGAACGCGCACGCCCTGAACGAGGGGCGCGACATGGCCCGCTACCGCGAGTACCTGCACGGTCAGGTCCGCGAGCTGCTCACCGGCTACGGCGACATCGACTACCTGTTCTTCGACTTCACCTACCCGGAGGCCAAGGACGGCTGGGACGGGAAGGGGCCGCAGGACTGGGACGCCGAGGCCCTCCTCTCCCTCTGCCGGGAGCTGCAGCCGGAGATGCTCGTCAACGACCGGCTCGGCATCCCCGGCGACTTCGTGACCCCCGAGCAGTACCAGCCGACGGCGCCGCTCGTCCGGGATGGCGTGCTGCTGGTGTGGGAGGCGTGCCAGACGCTCAACGGCTCGTGGGGCTACCACCGGGACAACACCGACCAGAAGTCGCCCCTGCTGCTCGTGCAGATGCTCGTCGACTCGGTGTCGATGGACGGCAACATGCTCCTGAACATCGGCCCGGACGGTCGGGGCGCGATCGCTCCGCGGGATGCCGACACCCTGGCCGAGATCGGCGAGTGGATGCGCCTGCACCGCCGCGCCGTGGTCGGTGCGGGCCATGCGCCGTTCACGCCGCCGCGCGAGGGCGTGTACACGCTCCGCGGCGACCGCCTCTACCTGAGTCTGTTCACCTGGCCCCTGGGGTTCGTCCACCTGCCCGGTCTCGCCGGCAAGGTGTCGTACGCCCGACTGCTCAACGACGGCTCCTGGCTGCGGACCAGCGTCAGCGATCCTGATCAGCAGGCCGACCTGATGACGCCCGCCGGCGAGGCGGAGGGGACCCTGACGGTGCACCTCCCGGTCCGTCGACCGGACGTGCTCCTGCCCGTGATCGAGCTGCGCCTCACGGAGGACTGA
- a CDS encoding ROK family transcriptional regulator produces the protein MTNPADTTVDDPHTRRILDLVARGQARSRSELASELGVAASTVGLRVQTLLDAGVLEEAGAGTSRGGRRPRVLRIAGDGIVLSADLGGRHARIGRHDLSGGLLGSETLAIDVADGPEETLARVSEVFERLAAETRVHAIGVSLPGPVDVTTGSVDQPSRMPGWPGFRVGEHLTARHGVPVMVDNDANLAALGEHRRQLGHTQHSITVKAGTAIGSGIIVDGHIHRGATAAAGDITHTRIDGSGDIPCSCGNTGCLETVASGASLVRQMRERGITDVRTTADVLTLARDADPLATTLVRTAGTHLGQALSGVVNFFNPHALFLTGSMSASEPFIAAVRSRVYEACHPLATQRLRIEAAATGADAILLGAARLALEGMEIPVAAA, from the coding sequence ATGACGAACCCCGCCGACACCACCGTCGACGACCCGCACACGCGGCGCATCCTCGATCTCGTCGCGCGCGGACAGGCTCGGTCCCGCTCCGAGCTCGCGTCCGAGCTGGGGGTGGCCGCCTCGACCGTGGGCCTGCGCGTGCAGACGCTTCTCGATGCCGGCGTGCTGGAGGAGGCCGGGGCCGGCACCTCCCGCGGCGGACGACGACCGCGTGTGCTCCGGATCGCCGGCGACGGCATCGTCCTGTCCGCCGACCTCGGGGGCCGCCATGCCCGCATCGGGCGGCACGATCTCAGCGGCGGTCTCCTCGGCTCGGAGACGCTCGCGATCGACGTCGCCGACGGACCGGAGGAGACGCTCGCCCGCGTGTCGGAGGTGTTCGAGCGACTCGCGGCCGAGACCCGGGTCCATGCGATCGGCGTGAGCCTTCCCGGCCCCGTCGACGTGACGACGGGCTCCGTCGACCAGCCCTCCCGGATGCCGGGCTGGCCGGGCTTCCGCGTCGGCGAGCACCTCACCGCTCGTCACGGGGTCCCCGTGATGGTCGACAACGATGCCAACCTGGCCGCCCTCGGAGAGCACCGGCGCCAGCTGGGGCACACGCAGCACAGCATCACCGTCAAGGCGGGCACCGCGATCGGCAGCGGGATCATCGTCGACGGGCACATCCACCGCGGCGCCACCGCTGCCGCCGGCGACATCACGCACACCCGCATCGACGGCAGCGGCGACATCCCCTGCTCCTGCGGCAACACCGGCTGCCTGGAGACGGTGGCCAGCGGGGCGAGCCTGGTCCGTCAGATGCGCGAGCGCGGCATCACGGACGTCCGCACGACCGCCGACGTGCTGACCCTCGCCCGGGACGCGGACCCGCTGGCCACGACGCTCGTGCGCACCGCGGGGACCCACCTGGGCCAGGCGCTCTCCGGCGTCGTCAACTTCTTCAACCCGCACGCCCTGTTCCTCACCGGGAGCATGAGCGCCTCCGAGCCCTTCATCGCCGCCGTGCGGAGCCGGGTCTACGAGGCGTGCCACCCGCTGGCGACGCAGCGCCTGCGGATCGAGGCGGCGGCCACGGGGGCGGACGCCATCCTGCTCGGGGCCGCACGCCTGGCACTCGAGGGCATGGAGATCCCGGTGGCGGCGGCCTGA
- a CDS encoding ABC transporter substrate-binding protein, whose protein sequence is MKKLRVGAVAAVAGVAVVMTGCASNGGSGGSADGDTIVVDMWAGSESDVDALEAQIEFAQKQNPDIKIKLQTSPWSDFFTKLTTNMASGNMACITGMSGAQLGGYTAGFRALSDEDLETAGIDWSEFNPSADGILSFEGKVYGVPFDVATMLVYYNQDLLTAAGAATPEIGWTFDDFATIAADATKDGKYGFGMGMGGYQWMSMPIAYSATQPAAEDGTLHIDDEDFVEAASWYAGLVTDKKVAAPVASASDTGWGENQYTGGNAAMAVDGTWNAVSYLNNESGFAAGMVPLPAGVDGNPGPILGSGYGIAENCENPEAALKVLGALVGEDAQDYIASSGRSYPARTSSQPLYFESIDEQYRDQVQSVFEAAFGDTVPLYMTKNWQKLDSYIQPNLVSVYNGQMTMEELLSNAQAQFGE, encoded by the coding sequence ATGAAGAAGTTGCGTGTGGGGGCTGTCGCCGCTGTCGCGGGCGTGGCCGTGGTGATGACCGGCTGCGCCAGCAACGGCGGATCCGGAGGCTCGGCCGACGGCGACACCATCGTCGTCGACATGTGGGCCGGCAGTGAGTCGGACGTCGACGCGCTGGAGGCGCAGATCGAGTTCGCGCAGAAGCAGAACCCGGACATCAAGATCAAGCTGCAGACCTCGCCGTGGAGCGACTTCTTCACGAAGCTCACGACGAACATGGCCAGCGGCAACATGGCATGCATCACCGGCATGAGCGGCGCGCAGCTCGGCGGCTACACCGCCGGCTTCCGGGCTCTCAGCGACGAGGACCTCGAGACCGCCGGCATCGACTGGTCGGAGTTCAACCCCAGCGCCGACGGCATCCTCAGCTTCGAAGGCAAGGTGTACGGCGTGCCCTTCGACGTCGCCACCATGCTCGTCTACTACAACCAGGACCTGCTGACCGCGGCCGGCGCCGCCACGCCGGAGATCGGCTGGACGTTCGACGACTTCGCCACGATCGCGGCCGACGCCACGAAGGACGGCAAGTACGGCTTCGGCATGGGCATGGGCGGCTACCAGTGGATGTCGATGCCCATCGCATACTCGGCCACGCAGCCCGCCGCCGAGGACGGCACGCTCCACATCGATGACGAGGACTTCGTCGAGGCGGCCTCGTGGTACGCCGGCCTGGTGACCGACAAGAAGGTCGCGGCGCCCGTGGCCTCCGCGTCCGACACCGGCTGGGGCGAGAACCAGTACACGGGCGGGAACGCGGCGATGGCCGTGGACGGCACGTGGAACGCGGTCAGCTACCTGAACAACGAGTCCGGCTTCGCGGCCGGCATGGTGCCGCTGCCGGCGGGTGTCGACGGCAACCCGGGCCCGATCCTCGGCTCCGGCTACGGCATCGCCGAGAATTGCGAGAACCCGGAGGCGGCGCTCAAGGTGCTCGGCGCGCTCGTCGGTGAGGACGCGCAGGACTACATCGCCTCGTCCGGCCGCTCCTACCCGGCCCGAACCTCTTCGCAGCCGCTGTACTTCGAGTCGATCGACGAGCAGTACCGCGACCAGGTCCAGTCGGTGTTCGAGGCCGCGTTCGGCGACACGGTGCCGCTGTACATGACCAAGAACTGGCAGAAGCTCGACAGCTACATCCAGCCCAACCTCGTCAGCGTCTACAACGGCCAGATGACGATGGAGGAGCTGCTGTCGAACGCCCAGGCGCAGTTCGGCGAGTGA
- a CDS encoding carbohydrate ABC transporter permease: MTITTRRRGSLAKVEGRQALGFASPALVGLALFTIVPVGLSIVMSVFDWPTFGERTFNGVDNYVKLFTSSPDFWPALRNSAVYTLLYVPLSVALSLVLALGLGPRIRGRGALRVLFFIPVVTPMVANVLVWKMMLQPQGLFNGLSVTWFGIELPNFLADPNWAMIMVVVMSVWQGLGYNMLIFSAALEQLPESVLEAASIDGAQGFRRVWSIIIPMISPSIFFATIMTMITSLQVFVQPQMLTGGGPGNATKPLVMYIWEQGFTFGDLGLAAAAAWILFAIIIAITGLQFAAQKKWVHYEH, encoded by the coding sequence ATGACGATCACGACGAGACGTCGAGGATCGCTCGCCAAGGTTGAGGGCCGCCAGGCGCTGGGTTTCGCAAGCCCGGCCCTGGTGGGCCTCGCCCTGTTCACGATCGTGCCCGTGGGGCTCTCGATCGTGATGAGCGTGTTCGACTGGCCGACCTTCGGCGAACGCACCTTCAACGGCGTGGACAACTACGTGAAGCTGTTCACCAGCAGCCCGGACTTCTGGCCCGCGCTGCGCAACTCGGCCGTGTATACGCTGCTGTACGTGCCGTTGAGCGTCGCTCTCTCGCTCGTGCTCGCCCTCGGACTCGGCCCGCGCATCCGCGGTCGCGGCGCCCTGCGCGTCCTCTTCTTCATCCCCGTCGTGACCCCGATGGTCGCGAACGTGCTGGTGTGGAAGATGATGCTGCAGCCCCAGGGTCTCTTCAACGGCCTCTCGGTCACCTGGTTCGGCATCGAGCTGCCCAACTTCCTCGCCGACCCGAACTGGGCGATGATCATGGTCGTCGTCATGAGCGTCTGGCAGGGTCTCGGCTACAACATGCTGATCTTCTCCGCGGCCCTGGAGCAGCTCCCGGAGAGCGTGCTGGAGGCCGCGAGCATCGACGGCGCGCAGGGCTTCCGGCGGGTGTGGAGCATCATCATCCCGATGATCTCGCCGTCGATCTTCTTCGCGACGATCATGACGATGATCACCTCGCTCCAGGTCTTCGTCCAGCCGCAGATGCTCACCGGCGGCGGCCCCGGCAACGCCACCAAGCCGCTCGTGATGTACATCTGGGAGCAGGGCTTCACCTTCGGCGACCTCGGACTCGCCGCCGCCGCCGCCTGGATCCTCTTCGCGATCATCATCGCGATCACGGGCCTCCAGTTCGCCGCACAGAAGAAGTGGGTGCACTATGAGCACTGA
- a CDS encoding carbohydrate ABC transporter permease, which produces MSTETLVRPTGTVPPRQRERERARGAATTPGARARLILAHVSIYVAALIFIAPLVYAFFSALKPNSEMFSMPPTLVGSEIRWSNFVDVFAYGPFLTYIMNSFIVSIGGTLVVLVVSTTAGYAFGRLRWKGRDAVFVLFLATLMVPAEVLVIPMFQVMQWFNWVDTYQALILPFAFGAFGTFLMRQFFRGIPYELEEAARVDGAGPVRSFLQIILPLSKSAVAVLAVFTFLSFWNSYLWPLIVTVDYNAHGTLPVGLASFAGLTGTRWDLQMAAAIISMIPTTLLVIVLQKHLVKGIAMAGLGGR; this is translated from the coding sequence ATGAGCACTGAAACCCTCGTCCGGCCCACCGGCACCGTCCCGCCGCGTCAGCGCGAGCGGGAGCGGGCCCGCGGTGCGGCGACCACGCCCGGCGCGCGTGCCCGGCTGATCCTCGCGCACGTGAGCATCTACGTCGCGGCGCTCATCTTCATCGCGCCGCTCGTCTACGCGTTCTTCTCGGCCCTCAAGCCGAACTCGGAGATGTTCTCGATGCCCCCGACGCTCGTCGGTTCCGAGATCCGGTGGAGCAACTTCGTCGACGTCTTCGCCTACGGACCGTTCCTGACCTACATCATGAACTCGTTCATCGTCTCGATCGGCGGCACGCTCGTGGTGCTCGTCGTCTCCACGACCGCCGGGTACGCCTTCGGGCGCCTGCGCTGGAAGGGGCGGGACGCGGTCTTCGTCCTCTTCCTCGCCACCCTCATGGTGCCCGCCGAGGTCCTCGTCATCCCCATGTTCCAGGTCATGCAGTGGTTCAACTGGGTCGACACCTATCAGGCGCTGATCCTGCCCTTCGCGTTCGGCGCGTTCGGCACGTTCCTCATGCGGCAGTTCTTCCGCGGCATCCCCTACGAGCTGGAGGAGGCGGCCCGTGTCGACGGCGCCGGTCCCGTCCGGTCGTTCCTGCAGATCATCCTGCCGCTGTCGAAGTCCGCGGTCGCGGTGCTCGCCGTGTTCACGTTCCTCTCGTTCTGGAACAGCTACCTCTGGCCCCTCATCGTCACCGTCGACTACAACGCGCACGGCACGCTGCCGGTCGGTCTGGCGAGCTTCGCGGGCCTCACCGGCACCCGCTGGGACCTGCAGATGGCCGCGGCCATCATCTCGATGATCCCCACCACGCTGCTCGTGATCGTGCTGCAGAAGCATCTGGTCAAGGGCATCGCAATGGCGGGACTGGGCGGACGATGA